The following coding sequences are from one Schizosaccharomyces osmophilus chromosome 1, complete sequence window:
- a CDS encoding mitochondrial ribosomal protein subunit S26 produces the protein MLSINKFSRSSRTSIVFSFCKRFQSTGPCQKDAGLLRHDYKEAVRAARKDYAAEAESAMKHSEEASARLKDTVQRHRAAVKQKNERVDIRVPGIAPDTYPLPDPDAELHNQMKQDNIYKKEYNSKKALVKQLAKIYFADSKKYVVDMNGLENLINHAFNNPNDVFVSLPTKDESDSSSIFLNGSDSNTNEDIMNHAAETVMDQLFSRKLSSTTANEDNQNFR, from the coding sequence ATGCTCTCAATCAACAAGTTTTCACGTTCCTCTCGGACTTCCATCGTCTTCTCATTTTGTAAAAGATTCCAAAGCACAGGACCGTGCCAAAAAGATGCCGGTCTTTTGCGCCACGATTACAAGGAGGCAGTCAGAGCTGCCCGAAAAGACTATGCCGCAGAAGCTGAATCAGCCATGAAGCACAGTGAAGAAGCATCCGCAAGATTGAAGGATACTGTGCAAAGACATCGTGCAGCAGTGAAGcagaaaaacgaaagagTGGATATTCGAGTCCCGGGAATTGCTCCCGATACTTACCCTCTGCCAGATCCCGACGCAGAGTTGCACAACCAAATGAAGCAGGATAAcatttataaaaaggagtataattcaaaaaaggCATTGGTTAAACAGTTGGCGAAGATTTACTTCGCCGACAGCAAAAAATACGTTGTCGACATGAACGGATTAGAAAACTTAATCAATCACGCTTTTAATAATCCAAATgatgtttttgtttccctTCCTACCAAAGACGAATCAGATTCTTCTAGcatctttttgaatggtTCAGATTCCAACACGAATGAGGACATCATGAACCATGCAGCAGAAACAGTGATGGATCAACTATTCTCACGTAAACTATCGTCGACTACAGCTAATGAAGATAATCAAAACTTCCGTTAA
- the lcl3 gene encoding mitochondrial nuclease Lcl3, implicated in DNA repair encodes MQNPEKEKTEQSRVWTATAVGTAAVVGIWAVWRFRRFETVHDIPKVMFPKRMPDQTRSFRSLFGYITRVGDGDNFRFFHTPGGYWLGWHWLRKVPTSRSDLASKTISVRLAGVDAPESGHFGKKAQPFSLEAKQFLSKTLLHRNVRITPLKIDQYSRLVAGVQYYPISHFFWKRDIGPAMVQKGLAVVYDGTDGVFYPSSKERLQFLEKKAKKKQLCLWSQGKHLVLPSEHKRNS; translated from the coding sequence ATGCAAAACcctgaaaaagaaaaaacagagCAATCAAGGGTGTGGACGGCGACAGCCGTAGGAACAGCAGCCGTGGTTGGTATTTGGGCTGTTTGGCGATTTCGGAGGTTTGAAACAGTGCATGATATCCCAAAAGTTATGTTCCCTAAACGAATGCCGGATCAAACTCGAAGCTTCCGATCGCTCTTTGGCTATATTACACGAGTTGGTGATGGAGATaactttcgtttttttcaTACACCTGGGGGATATTGGCTAGGATGGCACTGGTTGCGTAAAGTGCCTACCTCACGGTCTGATTTAGCTTCCAAAACCATTTCCGTTCGACTAGCCGGGGTGGATGCACCAGAATCCGGTCACTTTGGAAAGAAAGCCCAACCCTTTTCCCTAGAGGCCAAACAATTCCTGTCGAAGACACTGTTACACAGAAATGTTCGCATAACTCCGCTAAAGATTGACCAATACTCGAGACTCGTAGCTGGCGTACAGTACTATCCTATCTCTCATTTTTTCTGGAAAAGGGACATTGGTCCAGCTATGGTTCAGAAGGGGTTAGCTGTTGTGTATGATGGAACAGATGGAGTCTTTTATCCATCTTCGAAGGAACGCTTGCAAttccttgaaaaaaaagcaaagaagaaacagcTTTGTCTTTGGTCTCAGGGGAAGCATCTGGTACTACCGTCTGAACACAAGCGAAACAGTTAG